The following proteins are co-located in the Myroides profundi genome:
- a CDS encoding DUF6266 family protein — MAEIKKGILGGVQGKVGTVVGVNWRGKNIIRSLPKKSGKAATEGQLKQRAKFKLVAEFLSPLNKLTGKYFGEYQGAKSRTNLAMSYQLLETVVEKDGKLAIDYAKVVITKGVLPVPIVSDVKIENAKLTVNWKSDVGVGLAKEKDEMIFVVYNQDANQFYVIENQANRKAGTLSANIPAEWTKNNSVWLIIVDEAKKYSSTSAFLKVG; from the coding sequence ATGGCAGAAATTAAAAAAGGAATTTTAGGAGGAGTACAAGGAAAAGTAGGTACTGTAGTAGGGGTAAACTGGAGAGGTAAAAACATCATTCGAAGCTTGCCAAAAAAGAGTGGTAAAGCTGCTACAGAAGGACAGCTTAAACAACGTGCGAAGTTTAAATTAGTTGCAGAGTTTTTATCTCCATTGAATAAATTGACTGGGAAATACTTCGGAGAGTATCAAGGGGCTAAGTCTAGAACCAACTTAGCGATGTCTTATCAATTACTAGAAACAGTAGTAGAGAAAGATGGTAAGTTAGCTATAGACTATGCTAAGGTAGTGATCACTAAAGGGGTATTGCCTGTACCTATCGTAAGTGATGTGAAGATAGAGAATGCTAAGCTTACTGTGAATTGGAAGTCTGATGTAGGAGTAGGATTAGCGAAGGAGAAAGATGAGATGATCTTCGTGGTGTATAATCAAGATGCTAACCAGTTCTACGTGATAGAGAATCAAGCTAATCGTAAGGCGGGTACGCTCTCTGCTAATATCCCTGCTGAGTGGACTAAGAATAACTCAGTGTGGCTAATCATAGTAGATGAGGCTAAAAAGTATAGTAGCACAAGTGCTTTCTTAAAGGTAGGGTAG
- a CDS encoding DUF4261 domain-containing protein produces MGLFDFFKKKDVIQERETESKLLLSMPMFKNGDRYNIELIIKHLKEEWKMTVEGDGYSDDTAILTVDGSMIAIAYMPAAIPNEDIQATAKYTYSWPTVMDDLEGMTGHVIVSVMVSDKSTYERYTLLSKILYSILATSNAVGVYQGGQTLLINREEYLSYYDMLKEGDTPLTLWVYIGIQIKDDGTNLYTYGMEEFGFRELEIIKTKMDTEDAFSFLCNVCCYVLENNVVFNDGETFGYTAEQKIKIVLSEGLNLDGQTLKLGL; encoded by the coding sequence ATGGGACTATTTGACTTCTTTAAGAAAAAAGATGTAATACAAGAAAGAGAAACTGAAAGTAAGTTACTCTTATCAATGCCAATGTTTAAGAATGGCGATAGATATAATATTGAACTTATCATTAAGCATCTGAAAGAAGAGTGGAAGATGACTGTAGAAGGAGACGGTTATAGTGATGATACAGCTATATTGACTGTGGATGGAAGTATGATCGCCATAGCATATATGCCCGCAGCTATACCTAATGAAGATATACAAGCTACTGCCAAGTATACTTATAGTTGGCCTACTGTGATGGATGATCTAGAGGGGATGACAGGCCATGTAATCGTGAGTGTAATGGTAAGTGATAAGAGTACATACGAACGATATACTTTACTGTCTAAAATCCTGTATAGTATACTAGCGACATCTAATGCAGTAGGAGTCTATCAAGGGGGGCAGACATTATTAATAAATAGAGAGGAATACTTGAGTTATTATGATATGCTAAAAGAGGGAGATACTCCACTAACACTCTGGGTATATATAGGTATACAAATAAAGGATGACGGTACTAATCTGTACACTTACGGTATGGAAGAATTTGGTTTTAGAGAACTCGAGATTATTAAGACAAAAATGGATACTGAGGACGCATTTAGTTTTTTATGTAATGTATGTTGTTATGTTCTTGAAAATAATGTTGTGTTTAATGATGGAGAAACATTTGGTTATACTGCAGAGCAAAAGATTAAAATTGTCTTATCTGAGGGATTAAATTTAGATGGACAGACATTAAAGCTAGGCTTGTAA
- a CDS encoding tRNA-(ms[2]io[6]A)-hydroxylase produces MLGLKLLTDPRWADIAESNLEEILTDHCWCEQKAATNAITLITYNSEHEDLVTAMTEIAIEEMQHFQMVHNIIKERGYTLGRERKDDYVGQLYKFSKKDGSRNECFIDKLLFAAMIEARSCERFRTLSQNIKDEELAKFYHELMVSEANHYTTFLKFAKKYTEKVDVDKRWKEWLEFEGELIQSYGNKEHIHG; encoded by the coding sequence ATGCTTGGATTAAAACTATTAACAGACCCTCGATGGGCAGATATCGCTGAGTCTAACTTAGAAGAGATATTAACAGATCACTGCTGGTGTGAACAAAAGGCAGCTACGAACGCCATCACACTGATTACGTATAACTCAGAGCACGAAGACTTAGTGACTGCGATGACGGAGATTGCTATCGAAGAGATGCAACACTTCCAGATGGTACATAACATCATTAAAGAGCGTGGATACACACTAGGTAGAGAACGCAAAGATGACTATGTAGGTCAGCTATATAAATTCTCTAAGAAAGACGGTAGCCGTAATGAGTGCTTTATTGATAAACTATTATTCGCTGCGATGATAGAAGCGAGAAGTTGTGAACGTTTTAGAACACTATCTCAAAACATCAAAGATGAAGAGCTAGCGAAGTTCTATCATGAACTGATGGTATCAGAAGCAAATCACTATACTACATTCTTAAAGTTCGCTAAGAAATACACAGAGAAAGTAGATGTAGACAAGCGTTGGAAAGAATGGCTTGAGTTCGAAGGAGAACTAATCCAGTCATACGGAAACAAAGAACATATACACGGATAA
- a CDS encoding glycosyltransferase, whose protein sequence is MKHNLSGKKILVIGPVWPESKSSAAGKRMLQLLQCFKDWGMQIYFGSTAKKSEVSDDLSCYGVTEVELWLNDVRTDEVLADLMPDVVMYDRFMIEEQFGWRVTEQCPDAMTILDTEDLHFLRFARQEMQKKGGQDIEEYLYSERTKRELASILRCDLTLIISEYEYKLLVEKFHILPNALLFIPFMEEEVTSEDISNWKGYEEREDFVFIGNFIHEPNWQTVLRLKTVIWPLLRKKLPQTRMHIYGAYPSPKVMQLHNERDKFLVHGRADDALEVISDARVMLAPIPFGAGIKGKFIDAMRVGTPSVSSSVGGEAMRGEYEWNGFITDDVEEFVDRAVELYTTESLWKEKQEYGVKLIKANYDSKYYGDLFYSAVNTMFSNLKETRRANFISEVLRHHSVQSSKFFGMWIQEKTSR, encoded by the coding sequence ATGAAACACAATTTATCCGGAAAGAAAATATTAGTTATTGGACCTGTATGGCCAGAGTCTAAATCCTCTGCAGCGGGGAAGCGCATGCTTCAGCTACTGCAATGTTTTAAAGACTGGGGGATGCAGATCTACTTCGGGAGTACAGCGAAAAAGTCTGAGGTGAGTGATGATTTGTCTTGTTATGGGGTGACTGAAGTAGAGTTGTGGTTAAATGATGTACGTACAGATGAGGTATTAGCTGATCTGATGCCTGATGTAGTGATGTATGATCGCTTTATGATAGAGGAGCAGTTCGGATGGCGTGTGACAGAACAATGTCCTGATGCGATGACGATATTAGATACGGAAGACTTACACTTCCTTCGATTTGCTCGTCAGGAGATGCAGAAAAAAGGAGGTCAGGATATAGAAGAATATTTATACAGTGAACGTACTAAACGTGAGCTAGCTAGTATACTGAGATGTGATTTGACTTTGATTATATCAGAGTATGAGTATAAGTTATTGGTAGAGAAGTTCCATATATTACCAAATGCGCTGTTGTTTATCCCTTTTATGGAAGAAGAGGTTACGTCAGAGGATATTAGTAATTGGAAAGGATATGAGGAGAGAGAGGACTTTGTGTTTATAGGGAACTTTATTCACGAGCCGAATTGGCAGACTGTTCTTAGATTAAAGACTGTAATATGGCCGCTGTTGCGCAAGAAGTTACCACAGACAAGAATGCATATTTATGGAGCTTATCCGTCTCCTAAAGTGATGCAACTACACAATGAGCGTGATAAGTTCTTAGTACACGGTAGAGCAGATGATGCCCTAGAGGTCATTAGTGATGCTAGAGTAATGTTAGCTCCTATACCATTTGGAGCAGGTATTAAAGGGAAGTTTATTGATGCTATGAGAGTGGGTACACCTTCTGTGTCTTCGTCTGTAGGTGGAGAGGCAATGCGTGGGGAATATGAATGGAATGGTTTTATCACAGATGATGTAGAAGAATTCGTAGATAGAGCAGTAGAGCTTTATACAACGGAATCTTTATGGAAAGAGAAGCAAGAATATGGGGTGAAGCTTATCAAGGCGAATTATGATAGTAAGTATTATGGAGACTTATTTTATAGTGCTGTCAATACTATGTTTAGCAATCTAAAAGAGACGCGTAGAGCCAACTTTATAAGTGAAGTACTAAGACATCACAGTGTACAGAGTAGTAAATTCTTTGGGATGTGGATACAAGAGAAAACGAGTAGATAG
- a CDS encoding cupin domain-containing protein produces the protein MNKINLAQESDSLKDFWQLKNLGNINDHTINLIKLQGEFEWHSHDHEDKLFMVVDGILELHFRDKVITLHPNECIIVPKGVENKPVGKEEVTLMLFEPNRM, from the coding sequence ATGAATAAAATAAACTTAGCTCAAGAATCAGATTCTTTAAAAGACTTTTGGCAATTAAAGAACTTAGGAAATATCAATGATCACACCATCAATTTAATTAAACTACAAGGAGAATTTGAATGGCATTCACATGACCATGAAGACAAACTATTTATGGTAGTAGATGGAATCCTAGAACTTCACTTTAGAGATAAAGTCATTACTCTTCACCCTAACGAATGCATTATTGTCCCAAAGGGAGTAGAAAATAAACCTGTGGGAAAAGAAGAAGTTACTCTGATGCTTTTTGAACCTAATAGAATGTAG
- a CDS encoding helix-turn-helix domain-containing protein has protein sequence MRVGLGFDDYRSGEGYVQLHRQLCTEDLDLHFYQSTQQTASKTYVYKKQPYIQLHYELDKGYTEYKARYQQKSSIYTEVGKCTLFYLPVLDGYLYDPICDSAISCEIEIGESWLTRNLKEESKESYQFLKKMSLGEIAVLGEDSFMITPEMKQLIYEINTCPYTGMVKDLFIEGKVMLLLALQLNQVQSDVDQNHAQRIHTQDVSRLYDLKTLLEQESHLKHTIEELAILIGMNRTKLQAGFKQCFGMTIHEYVLEMRMNEAYRLLTSFSKGTYSIEEVARSVGYKNYAHFSTMFKKKFGVSPSTFI, from the coding sequence ATGAGAGTAGGATTAGGATTTGATGACTATAGAAGTGGAGAAGGGTATGTACAGCTGCATAGACAATTGTGTACAGAAGACTTGGATCTGCACTTTTATCAGAGTACTCAACAGACTGCGAGTAAGACGTATGTGTATAAGAAACAGCCTTATATACAACTCCATTATGAGCTAGATAAAGGGTATACGGAGTACAAGGCACGATATCAACAGAAGTCATCTATCTATACAGAAGTAGGAAAGTGTACCTTATTTTATCTGCCAGTATTAGATGGTTATCTATATGATCCTATATGTGATAGTGCTATAAGCTGTGAGATCGAAATAGGAGAAAGTTGGTTAACCCGCAACTTGAAAGAGGAGTCTAAGGAGAGCTATCAATTCTTAAAAAAGATGTCTCTCGGTGAAATTGCTGTATTAGGTGAGGATAGCTTCATGATCACTCCTGAGATGAAACAACTCATTTATGAGATCAATACGTGTCCTTATACTGGTATGGTAAAAGATTTGTTTATCGAGGGCAAAGTAATGTTGCTATTGGCATTACAGTTAAATCAGGTACAATCTGATGTAGACCAAAATCACGCTCAGCGCATACATACTCAAGATGTAAGTAGATTATATGACCTAAAGACGCTCTTAGAACAAGAGAGTCATTTAAAACATACTATAGAAGAATTAGCGATACTTATAGGAATGAATCGTACGAAACTACAAGCAGGGTTTAAGCAGTGCTTTGGGATGACTATTCACGAGTATGTATTAGAGATGAGAATGAATGAAGCATATCGTTTATTAACGTCCTTCTCTAAGGGAACCTATAGTATAGAGGAGGTAGCTAGATCAGTTGGCTATAAGAACTATGCACACTTCTCTACGATGTTTAAAAAGAAGTTCGGTGTATCACCTAGTACTTTTATATAA
- a CDS encoding dipeptidase, whose product MKDSKQFVQENKQRLLDELIELLKKPSISADSAYSQDVINTAEAVKESLEKAGCDIVELCETPGYPIVYGEKIIDPALPTVLVYGHYDVQPADPIELWTSPPFEPVIKTTDLHPEGAIFARGACDDKGQMYMHVKAFEYMIANDALPCNVKFMIEGEEEVGSVSLGWFVKRNQEKLKNDVILISDTGMISNEQPSITTGLRGLSYVEVEVTGPNRDLHSGLYGGAVANPINVLTKMIASLHDENNHITVPGFYDKVEELSREERDEMAKRPFSLEDYKQKLDIDDVYGEAGYTTNERNSIRPTLDVNGIWGGYTGEGAKTVIASKAFAKISMRLVPNQEWEEITELFKKHFESIAPAGVRVEVKPHHGGQGYVTPIDSIGYQAASKAYTDTFGVTPIPVRSGGSIPIVALFEEELGSKSVMMGFGLDTDAIHSPNEHFGVFNYLKGIETIPLFYKYYTEMMK is encoded by the coding sequence ATGAAAGATTCAAAACAATTTGTTCAAGAAAACAAGCAACGTCTTTTAGATGAGCTAATTGAACTATTAAAAAAGCCGTCTATCAGTGCTGATAGCGCTTATTCTCAAGATGTAATCAACACTGCTGAAGCAGTAAAAGAAAGTTTAGAAAAAGCAGGATGTGATATAGTAGAATTATGCGAAACACCTGGTTATCCTATCGTTTATGGTGAGAAAATCATCGATCCAGCTCTTCCTACAGTATTAGTTTATGGACACTATGATGTGCAACCTGCTGATCCTATTGAGTTATGGACTTCTCCTCCATTCGAACCTGTAATCAAAACAACAGATTTACACCCAGAAGGAGCAATCTTCGCTCGTGGAGCTTGTGACGATAAAGGGCAAATGTATATGCACGTAAAAGCGTTCGAATACATGATTGCTAACGATGCATTACCATGTAACGTGAAGTTCATGATCGAAGGAGAAGAAGAAGTTGGTTCTGTAAGTTTAGGATGGTTCGTAAAAAGAAACCAAGAGAAACTTAAGAATGACGTTATCTTAATCTCTGATACAGGAATGATCTCTAATGAGCAACCTTCTATCACGACAGGATTAAGAGGATTGAGCTATGTAGAAGTAGAAGTAACTGGACCTAACAGAGACTTACACTCAGGATTATACGGAGGAGCTGTAGCGAACCCTATTAACGTATTGACGAAGATGATTGCTTCTCTTCACGATGAGAACAACCATATCACAGTACCAGGATTCTATGATAAAGTAGAAGAATTATCACGCGAAGAAAGAGACGAAATGGCTAAACGTCCATTCTCTTTAGAAGACTACAAACAAAAACTTGATATTGACGATGTATACGGAGAAGCAGGTTATACGACTAATGAGCGTAACTCTATCCGTCCTACATTAGACGTGAATGGTATTTGGGGAGGTTATACTGGTGAAGGTGCTAAAACAGTTATTGCTAGTAAAGCTTTTGCTAAAATCTCTATGCGTCTTGTACCAAACCAAGAGTGGGAAGAAATCACGGAACTATTCAAAAAACACTTCGAAAGCATCGCTCCTGCAGGAGTACGTGTAGAAGTAAAACCTCATCACGGAGGACAAGGATATGTGACTCCTATCGACTCTATCGGATACCAAGCTGCTTCTAAAGCATACACAGATACATTCGGAGTAACACCTATTCCAGTACGTTCAGGAGGAAGTATTCCTATCGTAGCTTTATTCGAAGAAGAATTAGGTTCTAAATCGGTAATGATGGGATTCGGATTAGACACTGATGCAATCCACTCTCCTAACGAACACTTCGGAGTATTCAACTACCTAAAAGGTATTGAGACTATTCCATTGTTCTACAAATACTATACTGAAATGATGAAATAA
- a CDS encoding mechanosensitive ion channel family protein, producing MELKNLLATVLEFELYTSKSISITIGTLLFIAFTLMITNVGVRLLKKAFIRMATPDVAARLGSVFNFINYFIYLIMIFFILNVVGINISMFLTTSAALFVGLGFALQDIFRDLIAGIYILFDKTLNVGDVVEIRGEVARVKVINLRCTIAETRNRKDIVIPNRKLIDDIMNNWTHEDPVIRARINVGAFIGTDVELVKSVLLSCVEDNDEVLKMPKPIVFIDEFGESSIRFILYYFIDNAFDNDRIGSEIRFEIDKKFKANNIELPVPVLKLKQGAESM from the coding sequence ATGGAATTAAAAAATTTGCTGGCAACTGTATTAGAGTTTGAATTATATACGAGTAAGTCTATCAGTATTACAATAGGTACCTTATTATTTATCGCATTCACGCTTATGATTACTAATGTAGGGGTGAGGCTGTTGAAAAAAGCATTTATACGTATGGCTACTCCTGATGTAGCAGCTAGGCTAGGAAGTGTTTTTAATTTTATTAATTACTTTATTTACCTGATTATGATTTTCTTTATCCTGAATGTAGTAGGGATAAATATCAGTATGTTTTTGACTACTTCAGCCGCTCTATTTGTTGGTTTGGGATTTGCACTACAAGATATTTTTAGAGATTTGATAGCAGGTATCTACATTTTGTTTGACAAGACATTGAACGTTGGTGATGTAGTAGAGATCAGAGGAGAGGTAGCTCGTGTGAAGGTCATTAACCTTAGATGTACTATCGCTGAGACGCGTAATAGAAAGGATATCGTGATACCGAATAGAAAACTGATAGACGATATTATGAATAACTGGACGCATGAGGATCCTGTGATACGTGCTAGAATTAATGTAGGTGCGTTTATAGGGACGGATGTAGAGTTAGTCAAATCTGTGCTGTTATCATGTGTTGAGGATAATGATGAGGTGTTAAAAATGCCTAAACCTATAGTGTTTATAGATGAGTTCGGAGAATCTTCAATCCGTTTTATCTTGTATTATTTTATAGATAACGCTTTTGATAACGATCGTATCGGTAGTGAGATTCGTTTTGAAATAGACAAGAAATTCAAAGCGAATAATATAGAACTACCTGTACCTGTACTCAAGTTAAAACAAGGTGCTGAGTCTATGTAA
- a CDS encoding glycoside hydrolase family 25 protein yields MASNKTNSNPMSAVGARPKRKPPIKRKPSKKKSAKSSTWTTVKWVVIIVVLVGIGIWFGLHFREGIRYFFSSNDKSEGKSIYDVRTVEVLNRHDSMLVGFDVSHYQGVIDWKVVDSVAGKASLDFVFIRATMGKDGKDKAFHLNWKGARANHFIRGAYHYYRPDENSTEQAENFIKLVKISEGDFPPVLDIEDMPKEQSMENLRKGLQNWIKLVEAHYKVKPILYSGENYYTHHLKAWFPDHVLWIANYNFFVEEIKPDWHFWQFTEKGVINGIDGKVDLNIYNGNKADIRELLVP; encoded by the coding sequence ATGGCTTCTAATAAAACTAATTCAAATCCTATGTCTGCTGTGGGGGCTAGACCAAAGAGAAAACCTCCAATAAAACGAAAACCTTCTAAAAAGAAGAGTGCTAAATCATCTACATGGACTACTGTGAAGTGGGTGGTCATCATCGTGGTATTAGTGGGGATAGGTATTTGGTTTGGGCTACATTTTAGAGAGGGAATACGCTATTTCTTTAGCTCAAATGACAAGTCAGAAGGTAAGTCTATCTATGATGTGCGTACTGTAGAGGTGTTGAATAGACATGACAGTATGCTAGTCGGTTTCGATGTGTCCCATTATCAAGGGGTGATTGATTGGAAGGTAGTGGATTCTGTGGCTGGTAAAGCTTCTCTTGACTTTGTGTTTATTAGAGCGACTATGGGTAAAGATGGCAAGGACAAAGCTTTTCATCTAAACTGGAAAGGCGCTAGAGCAAATCACTTTATTAGAGGGGCATATCACTATTATCGTCCTGATGAAAATTCGACAGAACAAGCAGAAAACTTTATCAAGCTAGTGAAAATATCAGAGGGAGACTTTCCTCCTGTATTAGATATAGAGGATATGCCTAAAGAACAGTCTATGGAGAACCTTAGAAAAGGACTGCAGAACTGGATCAAGCTAGTAGAAGCGCATTATAAAGTAAAACCGATCTTGTACTCGGGAGAGAATTACTATACACATCATCTTAAAGCATGGTTCCCTGATCATGTACTATGGATTGCTAATTATAACTTCTTTGTTGAAGAAATAAAGCCTGACTGGCATTTCTGGCAATTTACAGAAAAAGGGGTTATCAATGGAATAGATGGTAAGGTAGACTTAAATATCTATAATGGGAATAAGGCAGATATACGAGAGTTACTTGTGCCTTAA
- a CDS encoding ABC transporter permease, whose protein sequence is MSHTSKSYTQIALQKFKQDFWGVLCFWIIISIAIVAAFAYFIIPDNSKNANAGDLALRSQSPGFTVSTITIPTDTDRTWSELWFGREEAARFIPISEYHITNDTLFYKGYSNQPQLEETKSIALSSLNNAKESEIIKQKKYWLGTDNQGRDYLSRLVIGARVSLSIGFVAVLISLVIGITLGAIAGYFGGKIDAFILWLINVFWSIPTLLLVIAITLALGKGFWQVFIAVGLTMWVEVARVVRGQVISVKEQQYITAAHALGYSNYRIITKHILPNCMAPVIVISAANFASAILVESGLSFLGLGTQVPTPSWGAMIKENYNYILLGKPYLALLPGFAMFVLVISFMLIGNALRDALDVRK, encoded by the coding sequence TTGGGGCGTTTTGTGTTTTTGGATTATTATAAGCATTGCTATAGTAGCAGCCTTTGCTTACTTCATTATCCCTGACAACTCTAAGAATGCTAACGCAGGAGACCTTGCCCTTCGTTCTCAGAGTCCAGGTTTTACAGTATCTACTATCACTATTCCTACAGACACAGATCGCACCTGGAGTGAGCTTTGGTTTGGAAGAGAAGAAGCTGCTAGATTTATCCCTATTAGTGAATATCACATTACTAACGATACCCTATTCTATAAGGGGTATAGTAACCAACCACAACTAGAAGAAACTAAAAGCATAGCGCTGAGTTCTTTAAACAACGCTAAAGAATCCGAGATTATCAAACAAAAGAAGTATTGGCTAGGTACAGATAACCAAGGAAGAGACTACCTAAGCAGACTAGTTATTGGTGCTCGCGTATCTTTATCTATAGGCTTTGTAGCTGTACTAATCTCTCTAGTGATAGGTATCACATTAGGCGCTATAGCAGGTTACTTTGGCGGAAAGATAGATGCCTTTATTCTTTGGTTAATTAATGTGTTTTGGTCTATACCTACCCTACTGCTAGTGATTGCCATTACTTTAGCCTTAGGCAAAGGTTTTTGGCAAGTATTCATCGCTGTTGGACTAACGATGTGGGTAGAAGTAGCACGTGTAGTCAGAGGACAAGTAATCAGTGTAAAAGAACAACAATACATAACTGCTGCCCATGCTTTAGGCTATTCTAACTACAGAATCATTACTAAGCACATCTTGCCAAACTGTATGGCTCCAGTCATCGTAATTTCAGCTGCTAACTTTGCTTCTGCCATCTTAGTAGAGAGTGGACTAAGTTTCTTAGGATTAGGAACACAAGTACCTACACCTAGTTGGGGTGCCATGATTAAAGAAAACTACAACTACATCTTATTAGGCAAACCTTATTTAGCCTTATTACCTGGCTTTGCTATGTTTGTACTAGTGATAAGTTTTATGCTGATAGGCAATGCCCTAAGGGATGCCCTTGATGTTAGAAAATAA